In Lentibacillus amyloliquefaciens, one DNA window encodes the following:
- a CDS encoding heavy metal translocating P-type ATPase — protein MSESEHTTLGVTGMTCAACSNRIEKVLNKMDGVEAKVNLTTEKASVDYNPSAASVDDISAKIEKLGYGVQTEKAEFDVYGMTCAACSNRIEKVLNKQSGVKQATVNLATESAAIEYNPGLMETGDIIGRIKKLGYDANVKVDQEDKQSQKEKQIRKMKWKLIISAVLSAPLLMTMLVHLFGMNVPDILMNPWFQFALATPVQFIIGWQFYVGAYKSLKNGGANMDVLVALGTSAAYFYSLYESLKTIGNPGYMPHLYFETSAILITLILFGKYLETNAKSKTTVALSKLLDLQAKQARVIRNGDEMMIPVEDVAVGDRLMVKPGEKFPVDGLVAKGKTSVDESMITGESIPVEKDVQSNVIGSTINKNGTVEMEATKVGKDTALASIVKVVEDAQGSKAPIQRLADVISGYFVPIVVGIAILTFIIWISFVQPGVFEPALVASIAVLVIACPCALGLATPTSIMVGTGKSAETGILFKGGEHLERTHHLDAVILDKTGTITKGKPEVTDFTGDYETLKLLASAEKGSEHPLAEAIVAYATEQDVAVRDADSFEAIPGRGIKATVGDNQILVGTRKLMSENDVVTGGADQTMTGYEGDGKTAMLIAVDSEFRGIVAVADTIKETAARAISQLHEQGLETIMLTGDNERTAQAIAKQVGIDQVIAQVLPEEKADKVKEVQLQGKKVAMVGDGINDAPALAVADIGIAIGTGTEVAIEAADVTILGGELLLIPKAIGISKATIKNIRQNLFWAFAYNSAGIPIAAVGLLAPWIAGGAMALSSVSVVSNSLRLKRAKI, from the coding sequence ATGAGTGAGTCAGAACACACGACGCTTGGTGTGACAGGTATGACTTGTGCTGCCTGCTCGAACCGTATTGAGAAAGTATTAAATAAAATGGATGGTGTGGAAGCAAAAGTCAATTTGACGACTGAAAAAGCTTCTGTTGACTATAATCCGTCTGCAGCATCCGTTGACGATATATCAGCTAAAATTGAAAAACTGGGTTACGGTGTGCAAACCGAGAAAGCTGAATTTGACGTTTACGGCATGACCTGTGCCGCTTGCTCGAACCGTATTGAAAAGGTGTTGAATAAACAAAGCGGAGTCAAACAAGCCACCGTTAACCTGGCGACTGAAAGCGCGGCCATCGAATATAATCCAGGATTGATGGAGACAGGCGATATTATCGGACGGATCAAAAAACTCGGTTACGATGCCAACGTGAAAGTCGATCAGGAAGATAAACAGTCACAGAAGGAAAAGCAGATTCGGAAGATGAAATGGAAGCTGATTATTTCTGCTGTGCTGTCGGCCCCTCTTCTGATGACAATGCTTGTACACCTGTTTGGCATGAATGTGCCGGATATCCTGATGAATCCATGGTTTCAATTTGCTTTGGCAACTCCTGTTCAATTCATCATTGGCTGGCAGTTTTACGTTGGGGCATATAAGAGCTTGAAGAACGGCGGGGCCAACATGGATGTGCTCGTTGCTTTAGGTACGAGTGCGGCATATTTTTACAGTTTATACGAATCGTTGAAAACAATCGGCAATCCGGGCTACATGCCGCATCTTTATTTTGAAACGAGTGCCATTTTGATCACACTCATTTTATTCGGAAAATATTTGGAAACCAACGCTAAAAGCAAGACGACTGTGGCCTTATCAAAACTCCTGGATCTGCAGGCGAAACAGGCGCGTGTCATCCGTAATGGCGATGAAATGATGATCCCTGTGGAGGATGTAGCTGTTGGTGACCGTCTGATGGTTAAACCGGGTGAAAAATTCCCTGTCGACGGACTGGTTGCAAAAGGCAAAACATCGGTTGATGAATCAATGATCACCGGTGAATCGATCCCGGTTGAAAAAGATGTACAATCCAATGTGATCGGCTCGACCATTAATAAAAATGGAACAGTCGAAATGGAAGCAACGAAAGTCGGCAAGGATACGGCATTGGCTTCGATCGTCAAGGTCGTTGAAGATGCGCAGGGCTCAAAAGCACCGATTCAGCGGCTGGCAGATGTTATTTCGGGCTATTTTGTTCCGATTGTTGTCGGCATTGCCATTCTGACTTTTATCATCTGGATTTCATTCGTGCAGCCGGGTGTATTTGAACCGGCGCTGGTTGCATCAATCGCCGTCCTTGTTATTGCGTGTCCATGTGCCCTTGGACTTGCGACACCGACATCAATTATGGTGGGTACCGGAAAATCCGCAGAAACCGGTATTTTATTCAAAGGCGGCGAACATTTGGAGCGGACGCATCACCTGGATGCAGTGATTTTGGATAAAACAGGTACGATTACAAAGGGTAAACCTGAAGTCACGGATTTCACCGGTGACTACGAAACACTGAAGCTATTGGCCAGTGCAGAAAAAGGATCTGAACATCCGCTGGCAGAAGCCATTGTTGCCTATGCTACAGAGCAGGATGTTGCAGTGAGAGATGCTGATTCGTTTGAAGCAATACCCGGCCGGGGGATTAAAGCAACTGTCGGAGATAATCAAATCCTCGTCGGCACACGAAAGCTGATGAGCGAAAATGATGTTGTTACCGGCGGGGCAGACCAAACTATGACTGGTTACGAGGGCGACGGCAAGACGGCCATGCTGATTGCGGTTGATAGCGAGTTCCGCGGCATTGTGGCCGTGGCAGATACGATTAAGGAAACTGCTGCCAGAGCAATTAGCCAGCTGCACGAACAAGGACTGGAAACCATTATGCTGACAGGCGATAATGAACGCACTGCGCAGGCGATTGCAAAACAAGTCGGTATTGATCAGGTTATCGCGCAAGTTTTACCGGAAGAAAAAGCGGATAAAGTAAAAGAGGTGCAGCTTCAAGGTAAAAAAGTTGCAATGGTTGGTGATGGCATTAATGATGCACCGGCACTGGCTGTTGCAGACATCGGGATTGCCATTGGAACAGGTACTGAGGTTGCCATTGAAGCAGCCGATGTGACAATCCTGGGCGGCGAATTGCTGCTTATACCAAAAGCGATTGGCATCAGTAAAGCGACCATCAAAAATATCCGGCAGAATTTGTTCTGGGCATTCGCTTATAACAGTGCCGGGATTCCGATTGCCGCTGTCGGACTTTTGGCCCCATGGATTGCAGGCGGCGCCATGGCATTGAGTTCGGTAAGTGTTGTATCCAACTCTCTTCGCCTGAAGCGCGCTAAAATTTAA
- a CDS encoding metal-sensitive transcriptional regulator, with protein sequence MGEHLRDHPVTPRTDAEKQALVNRLKRIEGQVRGIQKMVEEDRYCVDILVQISAISAALNKVGFSTAERHMKHCVSDAVNSGEGDEAIEELMAVMKQFSK encoded by the coding sequence ATGGGTGAACATTTGCGTGATCATCCGGTAACACCCCGGACCGATGCTGAAAAACAAGCTCTCGTCAACCGCCTGAAGCGAATTGAAGGACAGGTACGGGGTATTCAGAAAATGGTCGAGGAAGACCGGTATTGTGTTGATATATTAGTTCAAATCAGTGCCATCAGTGCTGCACTGAATAAAGTGGGCTTCTCCACCGCAGAACGGCATATGAAGCATTGTGTCAGTGATGCAGTGAATTCAGGTGAAGGAGACGAAGCGATTGAAGAACTGATGGCGGTTATGAAACAGTTCTCGAAGTAG